The following proteins are encoded in a genomic region of Paenibacillus sp. FSL H3-0469:
- a CDS encoding beta-ketoacyl synthase N-terminal-like domain-containing protein — MLSRTYTADPSPSQGNVRREDIAIIGISGRFSGAENVEEYWNNLIAESDCVQEAPAERRELSKLSPEQKTHIRYGGFIPGADQFDPLFFRLSPKEAEHMDPRQRLFLEESWKAIEDAGYSLEEMSGSKCGIFVGLQQGEYLERFAGQLNEYVPTGNSLSVIPARISYLLNLKGPSIALDTACSSSLVALSLACDSLHSGGSDLAIAGGVQIMLEPWIYMSLGKLGMLNTDGICKPFAEEADGIGLGEGAGAVLLKKYADARRDGDHIYGIIAGIGVNQDGKTNGITAPNGLAQTALEREIYGKYQINPEHITYVEAHGTGTRLGDPIEVAALTESFRAFTDRKQYCHLGSVKGNIGHTLSASGIAGLIKVLLSLKHGRIPATLHTGTENKLIDFQNSPFYVGKQSEEWRREEGRPRMAAVSSFGMSGTNAHVVIAEYIEDILSGPDGEQDGNILLFPLSAQSDRALEAKARDLLDALRNDPGLTELANVSYTLLAGRDHYAYRSMFVASSREELVRELETYLLREPGSGWYSGGGSGSSTEVNPALKAKMERLLAQFHQDRFPPQERAKAAQLIANYYIKGYAISFISLPLPRSFRRVSLPGYPFDYMRCWIDAGEEKARTLQSGGAASPITVDMGLLHPLVHRNISTVQGICFISEPGAARQAMPGKKVYGMAVFSEAVLLAMGVQAAVLGGGASGITALERVQFSHPVAGKQPGKLHIRLQDEDGSLRFAVQCEGAEQNVLAAGTARTDLISSLEERAVADIRKLQQEAAQVRTGEEVYRILENQGMAYEEHALVITGMYSSLSGQLVEISQAVSGQADDMLSARLTEAVLQSLNADMIACGGTAAAVYEIGKIRLVSPAASARFLYFQSGRIGNSHNNSGLHYDVHVLNECGEEVLVYKDIHMVPLRTDGLISGGQYGLLKKDWVKSEQTQQQKRLDGQYLVIINEEMDEAALAAVKAALDPPLILCDGIRQQARDSVLDVDFTDTAGSQPFIDALLGKKLTLHGIIDFSDLHVQPKSCSKQSYGKIMLLQTLVKQAGKNFRIIHLTGGVQGPGGTHTLAGADVAGLIRTIGAEYRQITARTVDIGAGAMDIQAQLQMVQAELCQESAAAEAAYKDGCRHEPVLTVLKQENKWNNRRPDNRLSLDPEKVYVITGGTRGIGAELARLLVRRGARKLVLMGIQAYPARAEWSGILSDAGQSPGNQARIKRIMELEAYGACIDIFSGSLTDTARLQSFIGNIRQQRGEIGGVIHCAGSSLNKHPAFVHKSISEIKQVFEPKVEAMSSLQQVFAGDELEFFVLFSSISALAPLLAAGLSDYSAANYYLDLYAQCQHTLGNTHYQSILWPSWSEVGMLADSGFLLSPLYTETGLTAHSLADGLSMLEDILCGKEEPSVIPAILNMDLYSPELWLRTSAERSRAGASPKTSQPDQTGSSGTAAPGIPDIAVPLAELQQASNLILDLFCTELKLPRERIREDVPFAEIGVDSILLIEVIKQLDIAFKTRIDPALFFELRDIRALAEHLCSNRAELAEKPEQLDHGEQPEREEQHLQTGNEIRFAGQYSRVPEFQTARSHEGKATIQSTHQVPDDMHASPGNADERIAVIGMGCHFPGAGGKEAFWNNLREGIDSITEVPASRWDKDKWYAPQHAAGKSISKWGGFLEDIESFDGGYFGITENMEQISPLMRQCLEVTAETLLDAGYEQAEISGKKVGVFIGAHPGSYPGWVQEINKNTIIGIGQNFIAAYASHFFNLKGPSFTVDSACSSSLLSLHLACQSIRLGESEMAVAGGVDLLLDERPHLVFSASRAMSPDGKCHTFDEEANGIVPGEGCGMVLLKPLTRALADGDSIYAVIEASAAGNDGRTMGVTTPSMQGQEEVIAEAIQRAGIDPGTIGYVETHGTGTMIGDPIELKALTSVFKKYTAATGFCGVGSVKTNIGHCLSAAGIASFIKTVLCVHHKTLVPTLNCSRPNPRFDFAHSPFYPVLAASAWDNHGEQRRAAVSSFGFGGTNVHMIIGECGEAARSDYIPRRRPLPEAVFNKHRAWVDRRQQARGQTQEELDQLSFLQFIEE, encoded by the coding sequence ATGTTGAGCAGAACGTATACAGCTGACCCTTCGCCAAGTCAAGGGAATGTTCGCCGGGAGGACATCGCCATTATCGGAATCTCCGGCAGATTCTCCGGCGCGGAGAATGTAGAGGAGTATTGGAACAACCTGATTGCGGAATCGGACTGCGTGCAGGAAGCGCCTGCTGAACGCAGGGAGCTCTCCAAGCTAAGCCCGGAGCAGAAGACGCATATCCGTTACGGAGGATTCATCCCCGGAGCGGATCAGTTCGATCCGTTGTTCTTCCGCCTCTCGCCGAAGGAGGCAGAGCATATGGACCCCAGGCAGCGGTTATTCCTGGAGGAATCCTGGAAGGCCATTGAAGACGCGGGATATTCGCTGGAGGAGATGTCAGGAAGCAAATGCGGCATATTCGTTGGCCTTCAGCAGGGGGAGTACCTGGAACGGTTCGCCGGTCAGCTGAACGAGTATGTTCCTACCGGCAACAGCCTGTCGGTCATTCCGGCGAGAATATCCTATCTGCTGAATCTGAAGGGGCCAAGCATCGCCCTTGATACCGCCTGCTCTTCTTCTCTGGTGGCATTGTCGCTTGCTTGCGACAGCCTGCACAGCGGCGGGAGCGATCTGGCCATTGCCGGAGGCGTGCAGATTATGCTCGAACCCTGGATCTATATGTCACTGGGCAAGCTGGGGATGCTGAACACCGACGGTATCTGTAAGCCGTTCGCCGAGGAGGCAGACGGCATTGGACTGGGCGAAGGCGCCGGCGCAGTGCTGCTCAAGAAGTATGCAGATGCCAGGCGGGACGGAGACCATATCTATGGCATTATCGCAGGTATCGGAGTGAATCAGGACGGTAAAACCAATGGCATCACCGCTCCGAACGGCCTCGCACAGACAGCCTTGGAACGGGAGATTTACGGGAAATACCAAATCAATCCTGAGCATATCACCTACGTGGAGGCGCATGGTACAGGTACCCGCCTGGGTGATCCGATTGAAGTCGCCGCCCTTACCGAGAGCTTCCGTGCCTTCACGGACCGAAAGCAGTACTGTCATCTGGGTTCAGTCAAAGGCAACATAGGACATACCTTGTCCGCTTCAGGGATCGCAGGGCTGATCAAGGTGCTGCTGAGCCTGAAGCACGGAAGAATCCCTGCCACTCTCCATACTGGCACGGAGAACAAGCTGATCGATTTCCAAAACAGCCCGTTCTACGTAGGCAAGCAGTCAGAGGAGTGGCGCAGGGAAGAAGGGCGCCCGAGGATGGCGGCGGTCAGCTCTTTTGGAATGAGCGGCACCAATGCCCATGTGGTTATTGCCGAGTATATCGAAGACATCCTTAGCGGGCCAGACGGAGAGCAGGACGGCAACATTCTTCTGTTCCCCTTGTCTGCCCAAAGTGACCGTGCGCTGGAGGCCAAGGCCCGGGATCTGCTGGACGCTCTGCGTAACGATCCAGGCTTGACGGAACTGGCCAACGTATCTTATACGCTGCTGGCAGGCAGAGATCATTACGCATACCGCAGCATGTTCGTTGCCTCAAGCAGAGAGGAGCTTGTCCGGGAGCTGGAAACGTACCTGCTCAGGGAACCTGGCTCCGGCTGGTACAGCGGCGGCGGATCGGGCAGCAGCACAGAGGTGAATCCTGCGCTCAAGGCCAAGATGGAGCGGTTGCTGGCACAGTTTCATCAGGACCGGTTCCCTCCGCAGGAGCGGGCAAAGGCAGCTCAATTAATTGCTAATTATTACATTAAAGGCTATGCCATTAGCTTCATTAGCCTGCCCCTGCCAAGGAGCTTCCGCAGAGTATCGCTGCCAGGCTATCCCTTCGACTATATGCGCTGCTGGATTGATGCAGGGGAGGAGAAAGCAAGGACTCTCCAGAGTGGAGGTGCCGCAAGCCCCATTACTGTGGATATGGGACTGCTTCATCCGCTGGTACACCGCAATATATCCACAGTTCAGGGAATCTGCTTCATCAGTGAGCCGGGGGCAGCCAGGCAAGCCATGCCCGGCAAGAAGGTATACGGGATGGCAGTCTTCAGCGAAGCTGTACTGCTCGCTATGGGCGTGCAGGCTGCTGTTCTTGGAGGCGGCGCATCGGGGATTACGGCTCTGGAGCGGGTGCAATTCTCCCATCCGGTTGCCGGCAAGCAGCCGGGGAAGCTGCATATCCGGCTCCAGGACGAAGACGGCTCCCTCAGGTTTGCTGTTCAGTGTGAAGGAGCAGAGCAGAATGTTCTGGCAGCAGGCACAGCCAGAACAGACCTGATCTCTTCGCTGGAGGAACGGGCAGTCGCGGACATCCGCAAGCTCCAGCAGGAAGCGGCGCAGGTGCGGACCGGGGAGGAAGTCTACCGTATATTGGAGAACCAGGGCATGGCTTATGAAGAACATGCCCTGGTCATTACCGGGATGTACAGCAGCTTAAGCGGACAGCTGGTAGAGATCTCCCAAGCGGTGTCCGGGCAGGCGGACGACATGCTGTCAGCCCGGTTGACCGAAGCTGTTCTGCAAAGTCTGAACGCGGACATGATCGCTTGCGGCGGCACGGCCGCAGCCGTCTATGAGATCGGTAAAATCCGGCTGGTGTCACCGGCCGCCTCAGCCAGATTTCTCTATTTTCAATCTGGAAGAATCGGCAACAGTCACAATAACAGCGGGCTTCATTATGACGTTCATGTGCTGAATGAGTGCGGTGAAGAAGTGTTGGTCTATAAGGACATTCACATGGTTCCGCTCCGGACTGACGGGCTTATCTCCGGCGGGCAATATGGACTGCTGAAGAAGGATTGGGTCAAGTCGGAGCAGACACAGCAGCAAAAACGGCTGGACGGTCAATATCTTGTGATCATCAACGAAGAGATGGACGAAGCCGCACTGGCAGCGGTGAAGGCTGCACTTGATCCGCCGCTGATCCTGTGTGACGGAATACGGCAGCAAGCCCGTGATTCTGTACTGGATGTTGATTTCACTGATACCGCAGGCAGTCAGCCATTTATTGATGCTCTGCTTGGCAAGAAGCTGACACTTCACGGAATCATCGATTTCTCAGATCTTCATGTCCAGCCGAAGTCTTGCTCCAAGCAGAGCTACGGCAAAATCATGCTGTTGCAGACCCTAGTCAAGCAGGCGGGCAAGAATTTCCGGATCATTCATTTAACCGGGGGTGTTCAGGGCCCCGGAGGAACGCATACACTGGCGGGTGCTGATGTTGCCGGTCTAATCCGCACCATCGGTGCCGAGTACAGACAGATTACCGCCCGTACGGTGGATATCGGAGCCGGGGCCATGGATATTCAGGCTCAGCTTCAAATGGTGCAGGCAGAATTATGCCAGGAATCTGCAGCAGCGGAGGCAGCTTACAAGGACGGCTGCCGCCATGAGCCGGTACTAACCGTCCTGAAGCAGGAGAATAAATGGAACAACCGAAGACCGGACAACAGGCTATCGCTGGACCCGGAGAAGGTCTATGTCATTACCGGGGGGACACGGGGAATCGGAGCCGAGTTGGCCCGACTGCTGGTCAGAAGAGGGGCGCGGAAGCTGGTGCTAATGGGAATCCAGGCATATCCTGCACGGGCAGAGTGGTCCGGAATCTTGTCTGATGCGGGCCAGAGCCCCGGGAATCAGGCGCGGATCAAGCGGATCATGGAGCTGGAAGCCTACGGTGCCTGCATTGACATCTTCTCCGGATCGTTGACCGATACCGCGCGGCTCCAGTCCTTTATCGGGAATATCCGTCAGCAACGGGGCGAAATAGGCGGCGTGATCCACTGCGCAGGCTCAAGTCTGAATAAGCATCCGGCTTTTGTTCATAAAAGCATCAGCGAGATTAAGCAGGTATTCGAGCCAAAGGTGGAAGCGATGTCTTCCCTCCAGCAGGTGTTCGCTGGGGATGAACTGGAATTCTTCGTTCTATTCTCTTCCATTTCAGCCTTGGCCCCACTGCTGGCTGCGGGTCTTAGTGATTACAGTGCCGCCAACTATTATCTGGACCTGTATGCACAGTGCCAGCACACCCTGGGCAACACGCATTATCAGTCGATTCTCTGGCCGAGCTGGTCGGAGGTAGGGATGCTGGCGGATTCAGGGTTCCTGCTCAGCCCGCTCTATACAGAAACCGGCCTCACCGCGCACAGCCTGGCCGACGGTCTCTCCATGCTGGAGGATATCCTCTGCGGCAAGGAGGAGCCCAGCGTCATTCCGGCCATTCTCAACATGGACCTGTATAGCCCGGAATTATGGCTCAGGACGAGCGCGGAGCGGTCCAGGGCGGGAGCTTCGCCGAAGACATCCCAGCCGGATCAGACGGGCAGCTCCGGCACTGCGGCTCCAGGAATCCCGGATATAGCGGTTCCCTTAGCGGAACTGCAGCAGGCATCCAATCTGATACTTGATCTGTTCTGCACAGAGCTGAAGCTGCCGAGGGAACGTATACGTGAGGATGTTCCTTTTGCCGAGATTGGTGTGGATTCCATTCTGTTGATTGAAGTCATTAAGCAGCTGGACATCGCCTTTAAGACCCGTATAGATCCTGCGCTGTTCTTCGAGCTTAGGGATATACGTGCACTGGCGGAGCATCTCTGTTCGAACCGTGCTGAGCTTGCGGAGAAACCGGAACAGCTTGATCACGGCGAACAACCGGAACGCGAAGAGCAGCACTTACAGACTGGTAATGAGATTAGATTCGCCGGGCAGTACAGCCGGGTGCCGGAATTCCAAACCGCCCGCAGCCATGAAGGCAAGGCGACAATACAGAGCACGCACCAGGTGCCGGACGATATGCACGCTTCCCCGGGTAATGCGGATGAGCGGATTGCCGTCATCGGCATGGGCTGTCATTTTCCGGGAGCGGGCGGCAAGGAGGCCTTCTGGAATAACCTGCGGGAAGGGATAGACAGTATTACCGAGGTTCCGGCCAGCCGCTGGGACAAGGATAAATGGTATGCCCCGCAGCATGCCGCCGGAAAAAGTATCAGCAAATGGGGAGGCTTCCTGGAGGATATCGAGAGCTTTGACGGCGGATATTTCGGGATTACGGAGAATATGGAGCAGATCAGCCCGCTGATGCGGCAGTGTCTGGAGGTTACGGCAGAGACCCTGCTGGATGCAGGGTATGAGCAGGCGGAAATCAGCGGGAAAAAGGTCGGTGTATTCATCGGTGCCCATCCCGGCTCCTATCCCGGCTGGGTGCAGGAGATCAATAAGAATACGATCATCGGCATCGGGCAGAACTTCATCGCGGCCTACGCCTCGCATTTCTTCAATCTCAAAGGTCCCAGCTTCACAGTGGACAGCGCCTGCTCTTCCTCGCTCCTGAGTCTGCATCTGGCCTGCCAGAGCATCCGGTTGGGTGAATCGGAGATGGCGGTAGCGGGAGGGGTGGACCTGCTGCTCGATGAGCGCCCTCACCTCGTGTTCAGTGCCTCCAGAGCGATGTCGCCGGACGGCAAATGCCATACCTTCGATGAGGAGGCGAACGGCATTGTGCCCGGAGAAGGCTGCGGGATGGTACTGCTCAAGCCGCTTACCCGGGCCCTTGCCGACGGGGACAGCATCTATGCGGTAATCGAAGCTTCGGCCGCAGGCAATGACGGACGGACCATGGGCGTAACTACTCCAAGCATGCAGGGACAGGAGGAGGTTATCGCTGAAGCCATCCAGCGTGCCGGGATCGACCCGGGGACGATTGGTTATGTGGAGACCCATGGCACAGGGACGATGATTGGCGATCCGATTGAGCTGAAGGCCCTGACTTCCGTATTTAAAAAATACACCGCCGCCACCGGCTTTTGCGGTGTAGGCAGCGTGAAGACCAATATCGGCCATTGCCTCAGTGCGGCGGGCATAGCCAGCTTCATCAAGACCGTGCTCTGTGTACATCACAAGACGCTTGTACCCACGCTGAATTGCAGCCGGCCGAATCCGCGCTTTGACTTTGCGCATTCGCCTTTTTATCCGGTGCTTGCAGCTTCAGCCTGGGACAATCACGGAGAGCAACGCCGGGCAGCCGTCAGCTCCTTCGGCTTCGGCGGCACCAATGTGCACATGATTATCGGGGAATGCGGGGAGGCTGCACGAAGTGACTATATCCCCCGCAGGCGGCCGCTGCCGGAGGCGGTGTTCAACAAGCATCGGGCTTGGGTGGACCGCAGGCAACAGGCACGGGGGCAGACTCAGGAGGAGCTGGACCAGCTGTCCTTCCTGCAATTCATTGAAGAGTGA